A single genomic interval of Juglans regia cultivar Chandler chromosome 1, Walnut 2.0, whole genome shotgun sequence harbors:
- the LOC108987996 gene encoding probable pathogenesis-related protein ARB_02861 — MSITLPQKLDQTSVPQEANAEIKCGTCPCVNPCAQQQMPLPPPPPPPAPPKNPSTQYCTPLAPPLPPPPPRFIYVTGVPGNLYETDPYNTWVYYSGAGQNVIGIMRLLLLVVCGVVELIVIGWQM; from the coding sequence ATGAGTATTACCCTTCCACAGAAGTTGGACCAAACATCGGTGCCTCAGGAAGCAAATGCTGAAATAAAGTGCGGAACATGCCCTTGTGTGAACCCCTGTGCCCAGCAGCAGATGCCtttaccaccaccaccaccgccgCCGGCACCTCCAAAGAATCCTTCCACACAGTATTGCACTCCTCTGGCACCGCCACTACCACCACCGCCACCAAGATTCATTTATGTCACAGGTGTGCCGGGGAATTTGTACGAGACTGATCCATATAATACTTGGGTGTATTACTCGGGTGCTGGACAGAACGTGATTGGGATCATGAGGTTGCTGCTTTTGGTTGTTTGTGGAGTTGTAGAACTGATAGTGATCGGGTGGCAGATGTAG